A genomic segment from Lemur catta isolate mLemCat1 chromosome 9, mLemCat1.pri, whole genome shotgun sequence encodes:
- the TMEM64 gene encoding transmembrane protein 64 isoform X1, translated as MRSPGGILLQALPRLLQHAALPDRAEPPSRRALPRAAGGDEPADRLPRGGGASAAAAAAAAASGALLGACLERHGPPAASELPEPGGSLAGGPGSGGGGAVGGVAEVRNWRCCCLGSTCWCRSLVLVCVLAALCFASLALVRRYLQHLLLWVESLDSLLGVLLFVVGFIVVSFPCGWGYIVLNVAAGYLYGFVLGMGLMVVGVLIGTFIAHVVCKRLLTAWVAARIQNSEKLSAVIRVVEGGSGLKVVALARLTPIPFGLQNAVFSITDLSLPNYLMASSVGLLPTQLLNSYLGTTLRTMEDVIAEQSVSGYFVFCLQIVISIGLMFYVVHRAQVELNAAIVACEMELKTSLVKGNQPNTSGSSFYNKRTLTFSGGGINIV; from the exons ATGCGGAGCCCGGGCGGGATCCTGCTCCAGGCGCTCCCCCGGCTCCTGCAGCACGCCGCCCTCCCGGACCGCGCCGAGCCGCCGAGCCGCCGGGCCCTgccgcgggcggcgggcggggacGAGCCGGCGGACCGCCTAccccgcgggggcggggcgagcgcggcggcggcggcggcggccgcggcctCGGGCGCCCTGCTCGGCGCCTGTCTGGAGCGCCACGGTCCGCCCGCGGCCTCGGAGCTGCCGGAGCCGGGCGGGTCCTTGGCGGGCGGCCCcgggagcggcggcggcggcgcggtgGGCGGCGTGGCCGAGGTGAGAAACTGGCGCTGCTGCTGCCTCGGCAGCACCTGTTGGTGCCGGAGCCTCGTGCTGGTGTGCGTGCTGGCCGCCCTGTGCTTCGCTTCCCTGGCCCTGGTCCGCCGCTACCTTCAGCACCTCCTGCTCTGGGTGGAGAGCCTTGACTCGCTGCTGGGGGTTCTGCTCTTCGTCGTGGGCTTCATCGTGGTCTCTTTCCCCTGCGGCTGGGGCTACATCGTGCTCAACGTGGCCGCCGGCTACCTGTACGGCTTCGTGCTGGGCATGGGTCTGATGGTGGTGGGCGTCCTCATCGGCACCTTCATCGCCCATGTGGTCTGCAAGCGGCTGCTCACCGCCTGGGTGGCCGCCAGGATCCAGAACAGCGAGAAGCTGAGCGCCGTTATTCGCGTCGTGGAGGGAGGAAGCGGCCTGAAAGTGGTGGCGTTGGCCAGACTGACCCCCATACCTTTTGGGCTTCAGAATGCGGTGTTTTCG ATTACTGATCTCTCATTACCCAACTATCTGATGGCATCTTCGGTTGGACTGCTTCCTACCCAGCTTCTGAATTCTTACTTGGGTACCACCCTGCGGACAATGGAAGATGTCATTGCAGAACAGAGTGTTAgtggatattttgttttttgtttacaG atTGTTATAAGTATAGGCCTCATGTTTTATGTAGTTCATCGAGCTCAAGTGGAATTGAATGCAGCTATTGTAGCTTGCGAAATGGAACTGAAAACCTCTCTGGTTAAAGGCAATCAACCAAATACCAGTGGCTCTTCATTCTACAACAAGAGGACCCTAACATTTTCTGGAGGTGGAAtcaatattgtatga
- the TMEM64 gene encoding transmembrane protein 64 isoform X2 has translation MRSPGGILLQALPRLLQHAALPDRAEPPSRRALPRAAGGDEPADRLPRGGGASAAAAAAAAASGALLGACLERHGPPAASELPEPGGSLAGGPGSGGGGAVGGVAEVRNWRCCCLGSTCWCRSLVLVCVLAALCFASLALVRRYLQHLLLWVESLDSLLGVLLFVVGFIVVSFPCGWGYIVLNVAAGYLYGFVLGMGLMVVGVLIGTFIAHVVCKRLLTAWVAARIQNSEKLSAVIRVVEGGSGLKVVALARLTPIPFGLQNAVFSIVISIGLMFYVVHRAQVELNAAIVACEMELKTSLVKGNQPNTSGSSFYNKRTLTFSGGGINIV, from the exons ATGCGGAGCCCGGGCGGGATCCTGCTCCAGGCGCTCCCCCGGCTCCTGCAGCACGCCGCCCTCCCGGACCGCGCCGAGCCGCCGAGCCGCCGGGCCCTgccgcgggcggcgggcggggacGAGCCGGCGGACCGCCTAccccgcgggggcggggcgagcgcggcggcggcggcggcggccgcggcctCGGGCGCCCTGCTCGGCGCCTGTCTGGAGCGCCACGGTCCGCCCGCGGCCTCGGAGCTGCCGGAGCCGGGCGGGTCCTTGGCGGGCGGCCCcgggagcggcggcggcggcgcggtgGGCGGCGTGGCCGAGGTGAGAAACTGGCGCTGCTGCTGCCTCGGCAGCACCTGTTGGTGCCGGAGCCTCGTGCTGGTGTGCGTGCTGGCCGCCCTGTGCTTCGCTTCCCTGGCCCTGGTCCGCCGCTACCTTCAGCACCTCCTGCTCTGGGTGGAGAGCCTTGACTCGCTGCTGGGGGTTCTGCTCTTCGTCGTGGGCTTCATCGTGGTCTCTTTCCCCTGCGGCTGGGGCTACATCGTGCTCAACGTGGCCGCCGGCTACCTGTACGGCTTCGTGCTGGGCATGGGTCTGATGGTGGTGGGCGTCCTCATCGGCACCTTCATCGCCCATGTGGTCTGCAAGCGGCTGCTCACCGCCTGGGTGGCCGCCAGGATCCAGAACAGCGAGAAGCTGAGCGCCGTTATTCGCGTCGTGGAGGGAGGAAGCGGCCTGAAAGTGGTGGCGTTGGCCAGACTGACCCCCATACCTTTTGGGCTTCAGAATGCGGTGTTTTCG atTGTTATAAGTATAGGCCTCATGTTTTATGTAGTTCATCGAGCTCAAGTGGAATTGAATGCAGCTATTGTAGCTTGCGAAATGGAACTGAAAACCTCTCTGGTTAAAGGCAATCAACCAAATACCAGTGGCTCTTCATTCTACAACAAGAGGACCCTAACATTTTCTGGAGGTGGAAtcaatattgtatga